In Carcharodon carcharias isolate sCarCar2 chromosome 3, sCarCar2.pri, whole genome shotgun sequence, a single window of DNA contains:
- the LOC121276086 gene encoding histone H4-like — MSGRSKGGKGLGKGGTKRHWKVLRDNIQGITKPAIRRLARCGGVKRISGLIYEETRGVLKVFLENIIRDSVTYTEHAKRKTVTAVDVVYAMKRQGRTLYGFGG; from the coding sequence ATGTCCGGTAGAAGCAAAGGTGGGAAAGGGCTCGGTAAAGGGGGTACGAAACGGCACTGGAAAGTCCTCCGAGATAATATCCAGGGAATCACTAAACCTGCCATTCGCCGCCTCGCTCGTTGTGGGGGCGTTAAGCGCATCTCCGGCCTCATTTACGAGGAAACTCGCGGGGTTCTCAAGGTTTTCCTGGAAAATATAATCCGAGACTCGGTCACCTACACGGAACATGCTAAACGCAAGACTGTTACCGCTGTGGATGTGGTCTATGCCATGAAACGCCAAGGCCGAACTCTGTATGGGTTCGGTGGTTGA